The Brassica oleracea var. oleracea cultivar TO1000 chromosome C6, BOL, whole genome shotgun sequence genome includes a region encoding these proteins:
- the LOC106296716 gene encoding ras-related protein RABA6a, whose amino-acid sequence MAEDSYDEECDYLFKTVLIGDSAVGKSNILSRFSKDEFRLDSKPTIGVEFAYRNVHVGDKIIKAQIWDTAGQERFRAITSSYYRGALGALLIYDITRRTTFDNIKKWLFELREFANPDTVVVLVGNKSDLRQSREVEEEEGKSLAESEGLCFLETSALENVNVEEAFLVMIKRIHEVVTQRIASDNKSNGVATTHVNGNGTVVPVGKEIVNIHEVSATQPVSSSSKCCFQ is encoded by the exons ATGGCGGAAGATTCATACGACGAAGAGTGCGACTACCTATTCAAGACGGTGCTGATCGGAGACTCAGCGGTCGGAAAATCAAACATCTTGTCAAGATTTTCCAAAGACGAATTCCGGTTAGACTCTAAACCAACCATCGGAGTTGAGTTCGCTTACAGGAACGTTCACGTCGGAGATAAAATCATCAAAGCTCAGATTTGGGACACTGCAGGTCAAGAAAG ATTTAGAGCAATTACAAGTTCGTACTACCGTGGAGCATTAGGGGCATTACTTATTTACGACATAACAAGAAGAACAACTTTCGACAACATCAAGAAATGGCTTTTCGAGCTCAGAGAGTTCGCTAATCCAGATACCGTCGTGGTCCTCGTCGGCAACAAATCCGATCTCCGACAATCGAGAGAAGTTGAAGAAGAGGAAGGTAAGAGTCTAGCTGAGTCAGAAGGTCTTTGCTTCCTTGAGACTTCGGCATTAGAAAACGTTAACGTTGAAGAAGCTTTCCTAGTGATGATCAAACGTATACATGAGGTTGTAACACAGAGGATCGCTTCGGACAACAAATCTAACGGCGTTGCAACGACTCATGTTAACGGTAACGGTACGGTTGTTCCTGTTGGTAAAGAGATTGTGAATATCCATGAAGTTTCTGCGACCCAACCAGTAAGCTCTTCTTCCAAATGTTGTTTCCAGTAA
- the LOC106298424 gene encoding thaumatin-like protein isoform X1, with the protein MRNEKLVHSLLVHLKSKEPPMASSISLFLLPLLLLLSHASEASTVIFYNKCTYTVWPGIQASSGQPLLGGGGFKLSPKRAYTLQLPSLWSGRFWGRHGCSFDRSGRGRCATGDCGGSLLCNGAGGVPPATLAEITLGHDQDFYDVSLVDGYNLAMSIMPVKGTGKCTYAGCVSDLNRMCPVGLQVRSRDGKQVVACKSACSAFNSPRYCCTGSFGNPQTCRPTAYSKIFKVACPKAYSYAYDDPTSIATCTKANYVVTFCPHRGR; encoded by the exons ATGAGAAATGAGAAGCTGGTTCACAGTCTTCTAGTCCACTTGAAATCAAAAGAACCACCAATGGCCTCTTCAATATCCCTCTTCCTCCTCCCTCTCCTTCTTCTTCTCTCACACGCTTCAG AAGCTTCAACGGTAATATTCTACAACAAGTGCACATACACAGTCTGGCCTGGTATCCAAGCTAGCTCCGGTCAGCCGCTACTCGGCGGCGGCGGATTCAAACTTTCTCCCAAAAGAGCTTACACTCTCCAACTTCCATCGCTTTGGTCTGGTCGGTTCTGGGGCCGCCACGGTTGCTCCTTCGATAGATCTGGCCGTGGTCGTTGCGCCACCGGAGACTGCGGTGGTTCTCTCCTCTGTAACGGAGCCGGAGGTGTACCTCCAGCTACTCTCGCAGAGATCACCCTCGGCCATGACCAGGACTTTTATGACGTCAGCCTCGTTGATGG ATACAACTTAGCTATGTCGATAATGCCTGTGAAAGGCACAGGGAAGTGCACCTACGCAGGTTGCGTTAGCGACTTGAACAGAATGTGTCCGGTTGGTCTACAAGTCCGTTCACGTGATGGGAAACAGGTAGTAGCCTGTAAAAGCGCATGTTCTGCCTTTAACTCACCACGCTACTGTTGCACCGGTTCGTTCGGTAACCCACAGACGTGCAGGCCCACGGCTTACTCCAAGATCTTCAAAGTAGCTTGTCCTAAGGCCTACTCCTACGCTTACGATGACCCCACTAGCATTGCCACGTGTACCAAAGCTAACTACGTCGTCACTTTTTGCCCCCACCGTGGCCGTTGA
- the LOC106299614 gene encoding GDSL esterase/lipase At1g73610 → MMSKMLVAFVFTCLLYVGSAQQSTVSALFAFGDSILDTGNNNLLATLTKVNFFPYGRDLGGLPTGRFGNGRVFSDMIAEGLGLKNLLPGYRNPALSSNDLVTGVCFASGGSGLDSITARIQGVIWVQDQVRDFQNYITRLNGVVGSQEKTNEIISNAVYLISAGNNDIAITYFTTVTRRLQYTLPAYTDLLVTWTRDLIKSLYDMGARKFAVMGTLPLGCLPGARSSIANLFKVCEVFSNQAAAMFNQKLSVELDNLGATFPGAKFMYVDMYNPLMGLINNPQASGFVDEADGCCCTPTSIMPCLDASSYVFWDIAHPTQKSYQTITPNIIQDIKAKLA, encoded by the exons ATGATGTCCAAAATGTTAGTGGCATTTGTGTTCACTTGTCTACTTTATGTTGGTTCTGCTCAACAATCAACAGTTTCAGCACTTTTCGCTTTTGGAGACTCAATATTAGATACTGGCAACAATAATCTTCTTGCAACTCTTACCAAGGTCAATTTTTTCCCATACGGTAGAGATTTAGGTGGACTACCTACCGGAAGATTTGGAAACGGGAGAGTTTTTTCAGATATGATTG CCGAAGGTTTGGGATTGAAGAATCTCTTACCAGGATATCGTAATCCAGCCCTCTCGAGCAACGATCTAGTGACTGGTGTGTGTTTTGCATCTGGTGGATCTGGACTTGATTCTATCACTGCTAGGATACAG GGGGTTATATGGGTGCAAGATCAAGTGAGAGATTTCCAAAACTACATCACTAGACTAAACGGTGTAGTAGGAAGTCAAGAGAAAACAAATGAAATTATATCAAATGCGGTTTATTTAATCTCAGCGGGGAATAATGATATTGCTATTACATATTTCACTACGGTAACTAGAAGGTTACAATACACTCTTCCAGCATACACTGATCTTCTAGTAACTTGGACTCGTGATCTAATAAAG AGTTTATACGATATGGGTGCAAGAAAATTTGCGGTTATGGGAACACTACCGCTAGGTTGCTTACCGGGAGCAAGAAGCTCGATTGCAAACTTATTCAAAGTATGTGAAGTGTTTTCAAATCAAGCAGCTGCTATGTTTAACCAGAAATTATCTGTTGAACTTGACAATCTTGGCGCAACATTTCCGGGTGCCAAATTCATGTACGTAGATATGTACAATCCTCTTATGGGTCTCATCAACAACCCTCAAGCTTCAG GGTTCGTTGATGAAGCTGATGGATGTTGTTGTACACCAACGTCTATAATGCCCTGCTTAGACGCGTCTAGTTACGTGTTTTGGGATATTGCCCATCCGACCCAGAAGTCATACCAAACGATCACACCAAATATTATTCAAGATATCAAAGCAAAGCTCGCATGA
- the LOC106298504 gene encoding probable calcium-binding protein CML26, which yields MASENPETTNKPSSTDMDLKKVFNQFDANGDGKISVSELGNVFKSMGTSYTEAELNQVLDDIDIDRDGFINMEEFAAICRSSSSATEVREAFDLYDQNKNGLISSSEIHKVLNRLGMTCSVEDCVRMIGRVDTDGDGNVNFEEFKKMMSSPELLNKQSA from the coding sequence ATGGCGAGCGAAAATCCTGAAACCACCAACAAACCATCGTCCACGGACATGGACCTTAAGAAGGTTTTCAACCAGTTCGACGCCAACGGCGACGGCAAGATCTCTGTCTCTGAGCTCGGCAACGTTTTCAAATCCATGGGAACGTCGTACACGGAGGCTGAGCTCAACCAAGTGTTGGACGACATCGACATCGACCGCGACGGTTTCATCAACATGGAGGAGTTCGCCGCCATATGCCGCTCATCCTCCTCCGCCACAGAGGTCCGAGAAGCATTCGATCTCTACGACCAGAACAAGAACGGTTTGATCTCGTCCTCCGAGATCCACAAGGTTCTCAACCGTCTAGGTATGACGTGTTCCGTCGAAGACTGCGTGAGAATGATCGGGCGTGTTGACACTGACGGCGACGGAAACGTTAACTTCGAGGAGTTCAAGAAGATGATGTCGTCACCTGAGCTACTCAACAAGCAATCCGCCTAG
- the LOC106298424 gene encoding thaumatin-like protein isoform X2, translating to MRNEKLVHSLLVHLKSKEPPMASSISLFLLPLLLLLSHASASTVIFYNKCTYTVWPGIQASSGQPLLGGGGFKLSPKRAYTLQLPSLWSGRFWGRHGCSFDRSGRGRCATGDCGGSLLCNGAGGVPPATLAEITLGHDQDFYDVSLVDGYNLAMSIMPVKGTGKCTYAGCVSDLNRMCPVGLQVRSRDGKQVVACKSACSAFNSPRYCCTGSFGNPQTCRPTAYSKIFKVACPKAYSYAYDDPTSIATCTKANYVVTFCPHRGR from the exons ATGAGAAATGAGAAGCTGGTTCACAGTCTTCTAGTCCACTTGAAATCAAAAGAACCACCAATGGCCTCTTCAATATCCCTCTTCCTCCTCCCTCTCCTTCTTCTTCTCTCACACGCTTCAG CTTCAACGGTAATATTCTACAACAAGTGCACATACACAGTCTGGCCTGGTATCCAAGCTAGCTCCGGTCAGCCGCTACTCGGCGGCGGCGGATTCAAACTTTCTCCCAAAAGAGCTTACACTCTCCAACTTCCATCGCTTTGGTCTGGTCGGTTCTGGGGCCGCCACGGTTGCTCCTTCGATAGATCTGGCCGTGGTCGTTGCGCCACCGGAGACTGCGGTGGTTCTCTCCTCTGTAACGGAGCCGGAGGTGTACCTCCAGCTACTCTCGCAGAGATCACCCTCGGCCATGACCAGGACTTTTATGACGTCAGCCTCGTTGATGG ATACAACTTAGCTATGTCGATAATGCCTGTGAAAGGCACAGGGAAGTGCACCTACGCAGGTTGCGTTAGCGACTTGAACAGAATGTGTCCGGTTGGTCTACAAGTCCGTTCACGTGATGGGAAACAGGTAGTAGCCTGTAAAAGCGCATGTTCTGCCTTTAACTCACCACGCTACTGTTGCACCGGTTCGTTCGGTAACCCACAGACGTGCAGGCCCACGGCTTACTCCAAGATCTTCAAAGTAGCTTGTCCTAAGGCCTACTCCTACGCTTACGATGACCCCACTAGCATTGCCACGTGTACCAAAGCTAACTACGTCGTCACTTTTTGCCCCCACCGTGGCCGTTGA